From a single Paramisgurnus dabryanus chromosome 17, PD_genome_1.1, whole genome shotgun sequence genomic region:
- the chst15 gene encoding carbohydrate sulfotransferase 15, which produces MDHRHGLLNGLAKKLEYENRPVFLNLGNRWTSVLTIIEYSRVPHQAWGHWIMGSVRKIKILSFIFGLMVTVLIMASYILTRDQKGIFLTPSPYHFTVISHPAQLNLNLTSITDYKTEREMVRNIVARVDFRSRRVPDIRELREKEPHLFTAIPHKFLPNLKNPCWYEEFFGNITADPYGKNLYALYSKRFQAIYDHLRRAFPAHLHQYAGRHYRLRCLPFFYIIGQPKCGTTDLYDRLRLHPEVHFTTMKEPHWWTRKRFGIIRLSNGFHNPYPLKDYLDLFDQASNHIQDQLMNDSLQSHQKVDIIIGEASASTMWDNNAWVYFYDNGTAVEPPFLVQDFIHAVQPDAKFIVMLRDPVERLYSDYLYFGMTNKSVEDFHERVSESLQLFEICLAERSIRSCIYNTTLNNIMPVRLQVGLYVIYVLDWLSIFSREQILILRLEDHAANRKNTMRRVFDFLQLGRLTLQKEADITKSPASNTRRPANRNLGPMLPITKEILQSFYRPFNQHLAHVLRDPAFLWT; this is translated from the exons ATGGACCACAGACATGGGCTTCTCAATGGCCTGGCTAAAAAACTGGAGTATGAAAACAGGCCTGTGTTTCTAAACCTGGGCAACAGGTGGACGAGTGTTTTGACTATCATAGAATACAGCAGAGTACCACACCAGGCATGGGGCCATTGGATAATGGGGTCTGTAAGAAAAATCAAAATCTTGAGCTTCATTTTTGGGCTTATGGTCACCGTTCTCATCATGGCTTCTTACATTTTGACGAGGGACCAGAAAGGAATTTTTCTAACCCCATCACCGTATCACTTTACTGTAATATCTCACCCTGCACAGCTGAATCTCAACCTGACCTCCATCACAGACTATAAAACTGAGAGAGAGATGGTGAGAAACATTGTGGCCAGAGTGGACTTCAGAAGCAGAAGAGTTCCTGATATCAGAGAACTGCGAGAGAAAGAGCCACAT TTATTCACTGCCATTCCTCATAAGTTCCTTCCCAATCTCAAAAATCCATGTTGGTATGAGGAATTCTTTGGGAATATAACAGCAGATCCATATGGGAAAAACCTGTATGCGCTTTATTCAAAACGCTTTCAGGCGATATATGACCACTTGCGCAGGGCTTTTCCGGCTCACCTACATCAGTATGCGGGTAGACATTACCGTCTGCGCTGCCTGCCTTTTTTTTACATCATCGGGCAGCCCAAGTGTGGCACCACAGATCTCTACGACCGATTACGGCTGCATCCCGAGGTCCATTTCACTACTATGAAGGAACCACATTGGTGGACGAGAAAGAGGTTTG GTATCATCAGATTGAGTAATGGTTTTCATAATCCATACCCACTGAAAGATTATCTGGATCTGTTTGACCAGGCATCCAATCATATTCAGGATCAGCTGATGAACGACTCCCTTCAAAGCCACCAAAAAGTTGACATTATAATAG GTGAAGCAAGCGCATCCACTATGTGGGACAACAATGCCTGGGTTTATTTTTACGACAATGGTACGGCGGTGGAGCCTCCTTTTTTGGTACAAGATTTCATTCATGCTGTGCAACCAGATGCCAAATTTATTGTAATGCTCAGAGACCCCGTAGAAAG GCTTTACTCGGACTATCTATATTTTGGTATGACCAATAAATCCGTTGAGGATTTTCATGAGCGAGTATCAGAATCACTGCAGCTGTTTGAAATCTGCTTGGCTGAGAGATCCATCCGATCCTGTATTTACAACACCACTCTCAACAATATAATGCCT GTGAGACTTCAGGTTGGGCTATATGTCATATACGTGCTGGACTGGCTGAGCATTTTCAGTAGAGAGCAAATTCTCATACTACGACTAGAGGATCATGCAGCTAACCGGAAAAACACTATGCGGAGAGTATTTGACTTTCTACAGTTGG GACGACTCACTCTGCAGAAGGAAGCAGACATTACAAAGAGCCCCGCCTCCAACACCAGAAGACCAGCCAATCGAAATCTTGGCCCAATGCTGCCCATAACCAAGGAGATTCTGCAAAGCTTCTACCGGCCTTTTAACCAGCACCTTGCCCATGTGCTTCGAGATCCTGCCTTTCTGTGGACGTAG